The window GCGCAGGTGTAGACCATCATCGGGTCGAGGAAGAGCGCGTAGAACTCGTTCGAGAGGTCGTAGTGGTGCTCGATGGCCTTCGCGTCGAACTCACGATCCTTGGACATCGTTTCCTCCGTTCGTGGCCTTCCCGCGGATCAGCCCATGCCGAAAGCGCCCTCGAAGAGCAGCCGGCGGCGTAGATACGGTGTGCGACAGACGAGACGGGCGATCGCCTCGGTGACGCGGTGGGGCAGGGACGAGAGCAGCCGCTCGGCGGCTCCCGGACGTCCCGTGCCGAAGCGCGCGTTGATCGCGTCGATGTGGCGCTGCGCGACGACCTCGCGCGAGCGCGTGCCGTTGGCGGAGAGGATCGCGTCGGCAGCCATGCGGCCGCTCTCCACCGCCGGACCGATTCCCTCGCCGCTGACGCCGCGCGCGAGCCCGGCCGCGTCGCCGACGAGCAGATAGCCTTCCCCCGCGACGCGTCGCGGGTGATCGATGCGGATCGCGTACGCGTGCCCGCGAAACGGCTCGAGCTCGAGCCCGGCCGGCAAGCGGCCGTCGGCGCGCAAGCGGTCGAGGAACGCGTTCGCGCGCCGGTGCAGGTCGCGTCCGTCGCCGAGGCAGCCGATGCCGACGTTCAGGAAGTCGCCCTTGGTGAAGTACCAGGCGTAGCCGCGGAAGTCGGGCTCGGCGAAGAGCTCCGGCGTGCCGTGGCGGCGCGTGAGCTCGCGCAGCAGCGACGCGCCGACGCGCGTCTCGCTCTCGCGCGTCACCACCACCGCCTCGCGCTCGTCGATCTCGCCGAGCGCGCGCGACACCGGACAGTTGTGGCCGCCCGCGCCGATCACGAACGGCGCGCGCAGCGGGCCCGCCGTGGTCTCGAGGACGACGTCGTCGCCTTCGCGGTGCGCGCCGGTCACGCGGACGCCCTCGCGCACCTCCGCGCCGGCCTTCTCCGCGCGACGCAGCAGGTACTCGTCGAACTCGCGCCGCACGATGCCGTAGCTGACGACGCGCGGCCAGGTCGTCTCCAGCACCTCGCCGTCGACGTCGAGCGTCGCCTGCGAGAACGGCTGGATGGTGAGCGGGTACGTGTTCGGATCGAGCTCGAGCGCGCGCCACACCTTCGGCGTCACCCAGCCGGCGCACAGCTTGACGCGCGGGAACTTCGCCGCGTCGACCAGCAGGACGCGCGCGCCGCCGCTCGCGAGGCGCCAGGCCGCGGTCGAGCCACCCGGCCCACCGCCGACCACGATCGCGTCCCAGGCGGCTGCGGCGGCCGTCATACGCGGCGCAGGTCCTTGTAGATGGCGAGCTTTTCGAGCAAGCCGAGCCGGAGATCCTCGAGCTGGTTCGCGACCCGCAGCGCCTCGAACAGGTCGCCGTCGACGTCGATCTTGTTGTCGATGAACGCTTCCGCCATCAGACGCGTGTTGTTGCTGCTGAACGCGCGGCGGAACGCCTCGCGGTCGCGAATCACCAGCGTGAAGGAGCCGTCCGGGTTGCCGATCTGGCCCTCGGTGCCGTCCCACAGGCGGTAGCGCACGCCCGGCTTGACGCCCCCGAACACCCGCCGCAGCACCCCGGCCGCACCCTTGCGGCTACGCGCGGCGGCCCTCTCGGATGTCGCTTCCATCACGGATGACCCTCCGATCGCCCCTGTTTTTGTCTCCTACGGAACTGGCGCCGAGGCAAGTCCGGCGCGCGCCGCGCGACGCTGCGCGCCGTCGACGTGCCGCGGTCACGAGCGTCCGTTATCGAGCGCGACGTGGCGAACTTCATCTACACCCTGCGCGAGCTGCGCAAAGTCTACCCACCCGATCGGGTGGTGATCGACAACATCTCCCTCTCTTTCTACTACGGCGCGAAGATCGGCGTGCTCGGCCTGAACGGCGCCGGCAAGAGCACGCTGCTGCGCATCATGGCCGGCCTCGACACCGACTACTCGGGCGAGGCGCGGCTCAGCGAAGGCTACACGGTCGGCTACCTGCCCCAAGAGCCGCAGCTCGACCCGACGAAGACCGTCCGCGAGGTGGTCGAGGAGGGCGTGGCCGCGACGCGCGCGCTGCTGACGCGCTTCGAGGAGATCTCGAACGCGTTCTCGGAGCCGATGTCGGACGAGGCGATGGAGAAGCTCCTCGCCGAGCAGGCGGCGCTGCAGGACAAGATCGACGCCGCCAACGCGTGGGAGCTCGACCGCACGGTGGAGATCGCGATGGACGCGCTGCGTTGCCCGCCCGCCGACGAGGGCACGCAGCATCTTTCGGGCGGCGAGCGTCGCCGCGTGGCGCTGTGTCGCCTGCTGCTGCAGGCGCCCGACCTGCTGCTGCTCGACGAGCCGACCAACCACCTCGACGCCGAGTCCGTCGCCTGGCTCGAGCGCTTCCTCGCCGAGTACAAGGGCACGGTCGTCGCCGTCACGCACGACCGCTACTTCCTCGACAACGTCGCCGGCTGGATCCTCGAGCTCGACCGCGGCCGCGGCATCCCTTGGGAGGGCAACTACTCGTCGTGGCTCGAGCAGAAGAAGCAGCGCCTCGCGCTCGAGGAGAAGCAGGAGTCGGCGCGCCAGCGCACGCTGCAGCGCGAGCTCGAGTGGGTGCGCATGTCGCCGCGCGCCCGTCAAGCAAAGGGTAAGGCACGTCTCGCGGCCTACGAGAAGCTCCTCGCCGAGGGCCAGACCAAGCGCGAGAGCACGGCCGAGATCACGATCCCGCCCGGACCGCGGCTCGGCGACGTCGTGGTCGAGGCGAAGGACATCAGCAAGGCCTACGGCGACCGTCTGCTGATCGACAAGCTGAGCTTCAGCCTGCCGCCCGGCGGCATCGTCGGCGTGATCGGCCCGAACGGCGCCGGCAAGACGACGCTGTTCCGCATGATCGTCGGCGAGGAGAAGCCGGACTCGGGCACGCTGCGCATCGGCGAGACGGTGCAGCTCGCCTACGTCGACCAGTCGCGCGACGCGCTCGACCCGAACAAGACCGTCTGGGAGGAGATCTCCGACGGCCAGGAGAAGATCCTGCTCGGCGGCAAGCGCGAGGTGAACTCGCGCGCGTACTGCGCGTGGTTCAACTTCCGCGGCGCGGACCAGCAGAAGAAGGTCGGCGACCTGTCGGGCGGCGAGCGCAACCGCGTCCACCTCGCGAAGCTGCTCAAGCGCGGCGGCAACCTGCTGCTGCTCGACGAGCCGACCAACGACCTCGACGTCGACACGCTGCGCGCGCTCGAGGACGCGCTGCTCGAGTTCGCCGGCTGCGCGGTCGTCATCAGCCACGACCGCTGGTTCCTCGACCGCATCGCGACCCACATCCTCGCCTTCGAGGGCGACAGCCACGTCGAGTGGTTCGCAGGCAACTACCACGACTACGAAGAGGACCGCCGCCGCAGGCTCGGCGCCGAGGCGGACCGTCCGCACCGCATCAAGTACCGTCCGCTGCGCCGCGACACCTGACGGTCGGACGCGGTCGCGACTCGGTAGTTTCTACAGCGCGCGCGGACGGACTTACCGCGAGTCCGTCCGCGTCGCGCGGCGCAGCGCGCTGGAGGCTCCGTGCGGCGCTGCACGGGCGCAGCACGGAAGTTGCTCGGCAAGCCCGCGTGCCGGGAACGCACGTCAGCGAGCTCGCCCCGCGCGGGCAGACGAACGGGCAGCGCGTCGTCCCCTGCGTCGCCTGCGGCGGGACGCAGGTGCGCGTTCTGCTGACGCCCGACGATCTGCGCGCCGAGCAAGCGTGGCTCGAGCGCTTCCACGCTGCGCGCGTCGACCGCCCGGCGCACGAGGCGAAGGACCTCGCGAGCTTCACGCAGAACGACGCGACCAACGTCGTCGCGTGCGTCGCCTGCGGCACGCTGCTGCGCGATCCGCAGCCGACCTGCGAGCTCCTCGGCGAGCGCTACTCCGACGACGAGTACGGACGCGAGACGCTCGAGGCGCTCGCCCGCAACCAGGACCGCTTCTTCGCAGCCGCGCTCGAGCGGCTCGCCGACGCGCTGGGCGAGCTCGACGCCGGTGCACGCGTCCTCGAGGTCGGAAGCTTCGTCGGCGGCTTCCTGCGCGCCGCCGCACGGCGCGGCTGGCGCACGACCGGGATCGACGTCGGCGAGGAGACGACGCGCTTCATGCGCGAGGATGGGCTCGACGTCCTCGCCGGCGATCTGCTCGAGCTGTCGCTGCCCGAGGGCGCCTTCGATGCGGTCTTCGTCTGGAACACCTTCGACCAGCTCTGCAATCCGACCGACGTCCTGCGTCGCGTGCACGCGCTGCTGCGTCCCGGCGGGCTCGTCGTGCTGCGCGTGCCGAACGGACGCTTCGAGACCGCGTGCCTCGAGCTGCGCGCGCGCAACCGCGGAACGCGGCGCGAGGAGCGAATCCTCGCCGCGCAGGCGTACGAGAACTTCGTCACCTTTCCGTACCTCGCGGGCTACACGCCGGAGTCGCTGTGCGGCTTGCTCGCGGCGCACGGTCTCGGCTGCGTCGCCGTGCGCGGCGGCACGATCCTCGACCTCGCCGACGAGAGCACGAAGTCGTTCGCCGTGGCGGAGGAGGCGCGCTCGAAGCGCGGCGTGCTGCGCGCCTGCCGCGCCGCGCAGGGCGCGACCGGGCTCTCGTTCCACCCGTGGATCGACGTCGTCGCGCGCCGCGGCCGGGGACGCGCGGCGTGACGCGCGCCGTGTGACGCGCGGCGTGACGCGAGCACGATGCACTCGAGCGCCGGCGCCCGACCGCGCCGCGCGATCGCTCAGCGACCCGAAGCCGCGTCGTCCTCGAAGATCACGTCGAAGGTCATGACCTCGCCCGGCGGCGAGATGTTCTCGATGCGGAAGCGGCCGCGCGTGCCGTCGTAGGCGTTGGTGCTGGGCTGGGTGTCGGGGCCGGGGCCGTGCTTGCGGTTCGCCCACGGGTCGCCCTTGTCGCCGCGGTTGCCGCCGTGCGCGTGCCCGATGTCGAGGTGCGACGGCCACGAGTCCGCGGTCAGCAGGTCGACGCGCTTGTGATTGACGTCGTCCTGCGAGCGACGGTAGCTCGTCAGGCGCTCGTCGACGTGCCAGATCAGCAGACCCGGCGCCGGGATGCGGCGGTCGGCGCCGCGCTGCTCGCGGTTCTCGATCAGGAAGTACTCCCAGGGCTCGTGCGGCCCCTTGGCGTAGATCTTCACGACCTGCGCCGAGCGCGAGACGCTCGGCAGCTCCACGCGCTGCGTGCGGTCGACGATGATCGGATCGACCCAGCCGAGCGTGAGCTTCGACCACGCGGAGAGGTGCGGCGGCGAGTCGCCGAGCCCGACCCAGGTGCCCTGACCCATGAGCCCCCAGATGCCGATGCCCTCGTGACGCTTGTTCGGCGCGTAGAGCTCCGGCAGCCCGAGCACGTGGCCGAACTCGTGCGCCATGACGCCGAACGGCGAGAGCGGCGGGAACGGGTCCTCCGCCACCACCATGCCGCGGCTGATCAGC is drawn from Candidatus Binatia bacterium and contains these coding sequences:
- a CDS encoding NAD(P)/FAD-dependent oxidoreductase → MTAAAAAWDAIVVGGGPGGSTAAWRLASGGARVLLVDAAKFPRVKLCAGWVTPKVWRALELDPNTYPLTIQPFSQATLDVDGEVLETTWPRVVSYGIVRREFDEYLLRRAEKAGAEVREGVRVTGAHREGDDVVLETTAGPLRAPFVIGAGGHNCPVSRALGEIDEREAVVVTRESETRVGASLLRELTRRHGTPELFAEPDFRGYAWYFTKGDFLNVGIGCLGDGRDLHRRANAFLDRLRADGRLPAGLELEPFRGHAYAIRIDHPRRVAGEGYLLVGDAAGLARGVSGEGIGPAVESGRMAADAILSANGTRSREVVAQRHIDAINARFGTGRPGAAERLLSSLPHRVTEAIARLVCRTPYLRRRLLFEGAFGMG
- a CDS encoding class I SAM-dependent methyltransferase, which translates into the protein MPGTHVSELAPRGQTNGQRVVPCVACGGTQVRVLLTPDDLRAEQAWLERFHAARVDRPAHEAKDLASFTQNDATNVVACVACGTLLRDPQPTCELLGERYSDDEYGRETLEALARNQDRFFAAALERLADALGELDAGARVLEVGSFVGGFLRAAARRGWRTTGIDVGEETTRFMREDGLDVLAGDLLELSLPEGAFDAVFVWNTFDQLCNPTDVLRRVHALLRPGGLVVLRVPNGRFETACLELRARNRGTRREERILAAQAYENFVTFPYLAGYTPESLCGLLAAHGLGCVAVRGGTILDLADESTKSFAVAEEARSKRGVLRACRAAQGATGLSFHPWIDVVARRGRGRAA
- a CDS encoding M6 family metalloprotease domain-containing protein, yielding MLATASTATAQAAAPSAGAAAAAAQGDPQASAAPTPRRTPVPANARVLFLRVDFPDQPSTRPWSDFQNASRSGYIDRLVSYYDEVSSRRFHIEPIVAKKVYTLPRKRAAYVSQPGAMIRDALELASAPEPKGERELVHAARPEIVVVLFAGPGAESDIKKQAKGLPWSNAVEGPGFARAGDKLISRGMVVAEDPFPPLSPFGVMAHEFGHVLGLPELYAPNKRHEGIGIWGLMGQGTWVGLGDSPPHLSAWSKLTLGWVDPIIVDRTQRVELPSVSRSAQVVKIYAKGPHEPWEYFLIENREQRGADRRIPAPGLLIWHVDERLTSYRRSQDDVNHKRVDLLTADSWPSHLDIGHAHGGNRGDKGDPWANRKHGPGPDTQPSTNAYDGTRGRFRIENISPPGEVMTFDVIFEDDAASGR
- the ettA gene encoding energy-dependent translational throttle protein EttA — encoded protein: MANFIYTLRELRKVYPPDRVVIDNISLSFYYGAKIGVLGLNGAGKSTLLRIMAGLDTDYSGEARLSEGYTVGYLPQEPQLDPTKTVREVVEEGVAATRALLTRFEEISNAFSEPMSDEAMEKLLAEQAALQDKIDAANAWELDRTVEIAMDALRCPPADEGTQHLSGGERRRVALCRLLLQAPDLLLLDEPTNHLDAESVAWLERFLAEYKGTVVAVTHDRYFLDNVAGWILELDRGRGIPWEGNYSSWLEQKKQRLALEEKQESARQRTLQRELEWVRMSPRARQAKGKARLAAYEKLLAEGQTKRESTAEITIPPGPRLGDVVVEAKDISKAYGDRLLIDKLSFSLPPGGIVGVIGPNGAGKTTLFRMIVGEEKPDSGTLRIGETVQLAYVDQSRDALDPNKTVWEEISDGQEKILLGGKREVNSRAYCAWFNFRGADQQKKVGDLSGGERNRVHLAKLLKRGGNLLLLDEPTNDLDVDTLRALEDALLEFAGCAVVISHDRWFLDRIATHILAFEGDSHVEWFAGNYHDYEEDRRRRLGAEADRPHRIKYRPLRRDT